The following is a genomic window from Geoalkalibacter halelectricus.
ATGGACGAGATCAAGCCGACCCGCATCGACGAAGCGAGCCTCGACCGCCTGCTCGGCATCGAGAGTTCCAAGATCGGCTATTACGCGGAAGTTAAGCAGAAGATCCGCGAACTCGAAGTGGCCAACGCCAACCTGCGCGCCAAGCAAAGCGAGCTGCAGGCGGTGTTCGATTCCATCAGCGACGGGGTACTGGTGTACAACGGCAGCGGCAGCATCCAGCACCGCAACCACATCTGCCCGCGCCTGTTTCCCGAGCAGACCCTGCCGGGCAAAACCTGCCGCGAGCTGTTTCATCCCGAAACCCAGCTGGCACCCAAGCTGTGCCCGGTGGAAAAAGCCCTGGCGGGTGAAAGCAACCAGATATCCTTCACCAACACCAGCGCCGGCGGCGAGAATCGCTATTTCGACGTCACCGCCTCGCCCATCTTCGATCCGCAGGGGCAGACCCGCGCCCTGGTGTTTCTGCGTGATGTGACCGTGCGCCGCGTTCAGGAGCTGCACCTGGTCCAGGCGGAAAAAATGTCGAGCATCGGCATGCTCGCCGCCGGCGTGGCCCACGAAATCAACAACCCCCTGACCTCCGTGGCCGGTTACGCAGAGGCGCTGCTGCGGCGTTTTCGCGAGGATCCGGAGTTGGAGAACAACCAGATCCTGGCGGTGTTTCCCGAATACCTCCAGGTGATCATGCGTGAATCCTACCGCTGCAAGAACATCATCGACAGCCTGCTGACCTTCAGCCGCCGTTCCGACGGCTCGGTGGGCCTGGTGGACATCAACGAGGTCATCGACGAGGTGCTCGACCTGGTGCGCAATAAGGCGCGCCAGGAAGCGGTGAGCATCGAGGAGGATCGCCGCCGCGACATTGCGCGCGTCAAGGCCGACGCCGCAGCCCTGCGCCAGGTGTTCATGAACCTGACCATGAACGCCATCCAGGCCATCAAGGGCGCGGGCCGCATCAGC
Proteins encoded in this region:
- a CDS encoding two-component system sensor histidine kinase NtrB; the encoded protein is MDEIKPTRIDEASLDRLLGIESSKIGYYAEVKQKIRELEVANANLRAKQSELQAVFDSISDGVLVYNGSGSIQHRNHICPRLFPEQTLPGKTCRELFHPETQLAPKLCPVEKALAGESNQISFTNTSAGGENRYFDVTASPIFDPQGQTRALVFLRDVTVRRVQELHLVQAEKMSSIGMLAAGVAHEINNPLTSVAGYAEALLRRFREDPELENNQILAVFPEYLQVIMRESYRCKNIIDSLLTFSRRSDGSVGLVDINEVIDEVLDLVRNKARQEAVSIEEDRRRDIARVKADAAALRQVFMNLTMNAIQAIKGAGRISIRTFSVDDQVVAEIRDTGCGIPPEHLDQIWDPFFTTKSVGNGLGLGLAITYNIIERHQGHIEVVSQVNQGCTFRVRLPICQT